A part of Melittangium boletus DSM 14713 genomic DNA contains:
- the glgA gene encoding glycogen synthase GlgA, which produces MKILYVASEVTPFSKTGGLGDVAGALPAALASLGHDVKVVSPRYASVQDARLTPTGHSLELRFPFGTERGPILSLRAAPNLELLFLEHEGYYGRGGLYGDQAGEFGDNHRRYAYLSLGALQACQRLDFTPDILHVNDWQTGLLPVAHKRGFLGTALGRSKSVLTIHNLAYQGQFNKQIMPELGLPWDLFNAEQGLEFYDGVNFLKGGIQFCDALTTVSPTYAREIQAPEAGANLDGLLRRRQDVLSGILNGIDVEEWNPEADPHLPARYGPEDLTGKEACRRELLERFGLAPTDAPVFGIVSRLAWQKGVDLLLEVLPGVLEQGIRFVAVGSGEGRYVDGLQALQARFPGRVGTFIGFDAGLSHLVEAGADFFLMPSRYEPCGLNQMYSLRYGTVPVVRATGGLADTVREGPEGNGLVFHDFHPDALRAAIDRARALYADSQRLRAFQRRGMGQDFSWSGSARKYERLFASLLSE; this is translated from the coding sequence ATGAAGATTCTCTACGTGGCCTCCGAAGTCACGCCCTTCTCCAAGACGGGTGGACTCGGAGACGTGGCGGGGGCCCTTCCCGCCGCGCTCGCGTCGCTGGGCCACGACGTCAAGGTCGTCTCGCCCCGTTACGCCTCCGTCCAGGACGCTCGCCTCACGCCCACCGGCCACTCGCTGGAGCTGCGCTTCCCCTTCGGCACCGAGCGCGGCCCCATCCTCTCCCTGCGCGCGGCACCCAACCTGGAGCTGCTCTTCCTGGAGCACGAGGGCTACTACGGCCGGGGCGGCCTCTATGGAGACCAGGCGGGGGAGTTTGGCGACAACCACCGCCGCTATGCGTACCTCTCCCTGGGCGCGCTCCAGGCCTGTCAGCGCCTGGACTTCACGCCGGACATCCTCCACGTCAACGACTGGCAGACGGGGCTGCTCCCCGTGGCGCACAAGCGGGGCTTCCTGGGCACGGCGCTCGGACGCTCCAAGAGCGTGCTCACCATCCACAACCTCGCCTACCAGGGGCAGTTCAACAAGCAGATCATGCCCGAGCTGGGCCTGCCCTGGGATCTCTTCAACGCCGAGCAGGGGTTGGAGTTCTACGACGGGGTGAACTTCCTCAAGGGCGGCATCCAGTTCTGTGATGCCCTCACCACGGTGTCGCCCACCTACGCGCGGGAAATCCAGGCGCCGGAGGCCGGGGCCAACCTGGATGGGCTGCTGCGCCGGCGTCAGGACGTGCTCAGTGGCATCCTCAACGGCATCGACGTGGAGGAGTGGAACCCGGAGGCGGATCCCCACCTGCCCGCGCGCTATGGCCCGGAGGACCTGACGGGCAAGGAGGCGTGCCGGCGCGAGCTGCTCGAGCGCTTCGGCCTGGCGCCCACGGACGCGCCGGTGTTTGGAATCGTCTCGCGGCTCGCGTGGCAGAAGGGCGTGGACCTGCTCCTGGAGGTGCTGCCCGGCGTGCTCGAGCAGGGCATCCGCTTCGTGGCGGTGGGCAGCGGCGAGGGCCGGTACGTGGATGGCCTCCAGGCGCTCCAGGCGCGCTTCCCCGGGCGGGTGGGGACCTTCATCGGCTTCGACGCGGGCCTGTCCCACCTGGTGGAGGCGGGGGCGGACTTCTTCCTCATGCCCAGCCGCTACGAGCCGTGCGGCCTCAACCAGATGTACTCGTTGCGCTATGGCACCGTGCCCGTCGTCCGGGCGACGGGGGGACTCGCGGACACGGTGCGCGAGGGCCCGGAGGGCAACGGTCTGGTCTTCCACGACTTCCACCCGGACGCGCTGCGGGCGGCCATCGACCGGGCGCGGGCCCTGTACGCCGACTCCCAGCGTCTGCGGGCCTTCCAGAGACGGGGAATGGGTCAGGATTTCTCCTGGAGCGGATCCGCGCGGAAGTACGAGCGCCTCTTCGCTTCCCTGTTATCGGAATAG
- a CDS encoding serine/threonine protein kinase — translation MASQPDLGGYEVVGRLAVGGMAEVYQARAKLSTQRSPGEPDEIVLKRLLPSYRNEGAYVKAFVDEAKLTVRLRHPNIVRTFRLFKAGPDYLMVQELVSGRTLGFMQDLLVKAGAVMPPEAACYIAWCVLKALDYIHRAKAGEGGATIIHRDVNPANVLLSVAGEVKLTDFGVADVEGVMRGDSGALRGTLPYMSPEQVLGQPVDARSDLFSVGIMLWEMLAGRRLHVADGEAELMHRVRDARAPLLSSLPLELPDYAVQLVRKALFADKTRRFQSAAEFIRALESLSRRTGWPLTVEALKPLLGG, via the coding sequence GTGGCGTCTCAACCGGACCTGGGTGGTTACGAGGTCGTTGGCCGTCTCGCGGTCGGCGGGATGGCGGAAGTGTACCAAGCGAGGGCGAAGCTCTCGACTCAGCGCTCGCCGGGAGAGCCGGACGAGATCGTGCTCAAGCGTCTGCTGCCCTCGTATCGGAACGAGGGCGCGTACGTGAAGGCCTTCGTCGACGAGGCGAAGCTCACCGTGCGCCTGCGTCACCCGAACATCGTGCGCACCTTCCGCCTCTTCAAGGCGGGGCCGGACTACCTGATGGTCCAGGAGCTGGTGTCGGGCCGCACGCTGGGCTTCATGCAGGATCTGCTGGTGAAGGCGGGCGCGGTGATGCCGCCGGAAGCGGCCTGCTACATCGCCTGGTGCGTGCTCAAGGCGCTGGATTACATCCACCGCGCGAAGGCGGGCGAGGGCGGTGCCACCATCATCCACCGCGACGTCAACCCGGCCAACGTCCTCTTGAGCGTGGCGGGCGAGGTGAAGCTCACCGACTTCGGGGTGGCGGACGTGGAGGGCGTGATGCGCGGGGACTCGGGCGCGCTGCGCGGCACGCTGCCGTACATGAGCCCGGAGCAGGTGCTGGGCCAGCCGGTGGACGCGCGCAGCGACCTGTTCTCCGTGGGCATCATGCTCTGGGAGATGCTGGCCGGCCGGCGGTTGCACGTCGCGGACGGAGAGGCGGAGCTGATGCACCGGGTGCGGGACGCGCGGGCGCCGCTGCTGTCCTCGCTGCCGCTGGAGCTGCCCGACTACGCGGTGCAGCTGGTGCGCAAGGCCCTCTTCGCTGACAAGACGCGGCGCTTCCAGTCCGCCGCGGAGTTCATCCGCGCGCTGGAATCCCTCTCGCGCCGCACGGGGTGGCCTCTCACGGTGGAGGCCCTCAAGCCGTTGCTGGGGGGCTGA
- a CDS encoding hemolysin family protein, with protein sequence MPTWVLWTACLALVFFRGLIAAAESALYGTSDLKAQELAKSQPGPGGQVLRHKTEREPTATALRVGMVLSGFLAAAIGAFVPPQLLDFTRLGSGPALGVATVLAGALLVGVLATLVEVTLRGLANAGPERWALRLSWLVSLLVFLFYPPMRLCMAPINLVARGFGRTLRFEPPPPPLEELEKLLAAQAAQEEVDQSAPQLIRSIFELSDKRCRDVMVPRTEVVCVDVSTTPTEVLRLLAEENHSRIPVYRDDVDRVVGVLHARDLIPLLQHPELIVLQDTIRPAHFVPWLKPIGDLLREMQRQKIHMAIVVDEYGGFMGIVTLEDILREIVGDIGDEFEVEEKQVEKQADGGFLVDAAMEVDRFTQTFGFPLPEGDFDTLGGFLSSMAGHLPDVGERFTYNGWAFTVYAKEGARVDRVRLLKLKPPTPKESAPSQKESTAEPASEPKA encoded by the coding sequence ATGCCTACCTGGGTCCTCTGGACCGCCTGCCTGGCCCTCGTCTTCTTCCGGGGATTGATCGCCGCCGCCGAGTCCGCGCTCTACGGAACGTCCGACCTGAAGGCCCAGGAGCTGGCGAAGTCCCAGCCCGGCCCGGGCGGCCAGGTGCTTCGTCACAAGACGGAGCGCGAGCCCACCGCCACCGCCCTGCGCGTGGGCATGGTGCTCAGCGGCTTCCTGGCCGCGGCCATCGGGGCCTTCGTGCCTCCGCAGCTGCTCGACTTCACCCGGCTGGGCTCGGGGCCCGCGCTGGGGGTGGCCACGGTGCTGGCCGGAGCGCTGCTCGTGGGCGTGCTCGCCACGCTCGTGGAGGTGACGCTGCGAGGCCTGGCCAACGCGGGCCCCGAGCGCTGGGCGCTGCGCCTGTCATGGCTCGTGTCGCTGCTCGTCTTCCTCTTCTACCCCCCCATGCGCCTGTGCATGGCCCCCATCAACCTGGTGGCCCGGGGCTTTGGCCGCACCCTGCGCTTCGAACCTCCGCCCCCGCCCCTCGAGGAGCTGGAGAAGCTGCTCGCCGCGCAGGCCGCCCAGGAAGAGGTGGACCAGAGCGCGCCCCAGCTCATCCGCTCCATCTTCGAGCTGTCCGACAAGCGCTGCCGGGACGTGATGGTGCCGCGCACGGAGGTGGTGTGCGTGGACGTATCCACCACCCCCACCGAGGTGCTGCGCCTGCTGGCCGAGGAGAACCACTCGCGCATCCCCGTCTACCGCGACGACGTGGACCGCGTCGTGGGCGTGCTGCACGCGCGAGATCTCATCCCGCTGCTGCAGCACCCGGAGCTCATCGTCCTGCAGGACACCATCCGCCCGGCCCACTTCGTGCCCTGGCTCAAGCCCATTGGCGACCTGCTGCGCGAGATGCAGCGGCAGAAGATCCACATGGCCATCGTCGTGGACGAGTACGGCGGCTTCATGGGGATCGTCACGCTGGAGGACATCCTCCGGGAAATCGTCGGCGACATCGGCGACGAATTCGAGGTGGAGGAGAAGCAGGTGGAGAAGCAGGCCGATGGCGGCTTCCTGGTGGACGCGGCCATGGAGGTGGACCGCTTCACCCAGACCTTCGGCTTCCCCCTGCCCGAGGGGGACTTCGACACCCTGGGCGGCTTCCTGTCATCGATGGCCGGCCACCTGCCGGACGTGGGCGAGCGCTTCACCTACAACGGCTGGGCCTTCACCGTGTACGCGAAGGAGGGCGCGCGCGTGGATCGGGTGCGCCTGCTCAAGCTCAAGCCCCCCACGCCGAAGGAATCCGCGCCGTCCCAGAAGGAATCCACCGCGGAGCCGGCGTCCGAGCCCAAGGCCTGA
- a CDS encoding pilus assembly protein N-terminal domain-containing protein has translation MRPPVSRFVLLAPLAALALVLAAPDARAWPVDMSVRLEPGKERFHKLSVVDWVEVEDPSIVTAEVLTGSNELLLTGLKPGHTLLLLYAEGKFAVWGLTVAAPGGGEASKPAAEPLTAARKACPGLKATEGAERSLTAEVKDARCREALRAVLKTEAYLARELDLTFELSVMQEQLAALSAPLKAQGLRASYHGAGLVLEGSTTPEGHRKALWALFHQSVGRVPLEDRAEVRRPAPPDDAGTPSIPTP, from the coding sequence ATGCGTCCACCAGTGAGCCGCTTCGTCCTTCTCGCCCCCCTGGCCGCGCTGGCCCTCGTCCTGGCCGCTCCGGACGCTCGGGCCTGGCCGGTGGACATGTCGGTGCGGCTGGAGCCGGGCAAGGAGCGCTTCCACAAGCTGAGCGTGGTGGACTGGGTGGAGGTGGAGGACCCGTCCATCGTCACGGCGGAAGTGCTCACGGGCAGCAACGAGCTCTTGCTCACGGGCCTCAAGCCCGGCCACACCCTGTTGCTGCTGTACGCGGAGGGGAAGTTCGCCGTGTGGGGGCTGACGGTGGCGGCGCCGGGGGGCGGGGAGGCGTCCAAACCCGCGGCGGAGCCGCTGACCGCGGCGCGCAAGGCCTGTCCGGGTCTCAAGGCGACGGAGGGCGCCGAGCGCTCGCTGACGGCCGAGGTGAAGGACGCGCGCTGCCGCGAGGCCCTGCGCGCGGTGCTCAAGACGGAGGCCTACCTGGCGCGCGAGCTGGATCTGACCTTCGAGCTGTCGGTGATGCAGGAGCAGCTGGCCGCCCTGTCCGCGCCCTTGAAGGCCCAGGGACTGCGCGCGAGCTACCATGGGGCGGGGCTGGTGCTGGAGGGATCCACGACGCCCGAGGGCCACCGCAAGGCCTTGTGGGCCTTGTTCCATCAGTCCGTGGGCCGCGTGCCGCTGGAGGACCGCGCCGAGGTGCGGCGTCCCGCTCCGCCCGACGACGCGGGCACGCCGTCCATCCCCACTCCCTGA
- a CDS encoding aldo/keto reductase: MNYRMLGRTGLYVSELCFGAMTFGGEGMFKVVGNQGQAEADTLVGRCLDTGINFFDTADVYSNGQSELMLGKALGARRKDVVLATKVRGRMGPGVNEVGLSRGHILDSVHASLKRLGTDYIDLYQIHGFDPVTPIDETLRALDDLVRQGKVRYLGASNLAAWQLMKALGISEHRGLSRFESLQAYYSIAGRDLERELVPLMKDQQVGLMVWSPLAGGLLSGKFRRDSQAPEGARRSAFDFPPVNRERAWSVIDAMDGIARAHSTSVARVALAWLLHQPHVTTIIIGAKTAEQLEDNLAAPSLKLSPEQLAALETASALPAEYPGWMLAHQGQNRSPSPK; the protein is encoded by the coding sequence ATGAACTATCGGATGCTGGGCCGCACGGGTCTGTATGTCTCGGAGCTGTGTTTCGGGGCGATGACGTTTGGTGGCGAGGGCATGTTCAAGGTCGTGGGAAACCAGGGACAAGCCGAGGCCGACACGCTGGTGGGTCGCTGCCTGGACACGGGCATCAACTTCTTCGACACCGCGGACGTCTACTCCAATGGCCAGTCCGAGCTGATGCTCGGCAAGGCGCTGGGGGCACGGCGCAAGGACGTCGTGCTCGCCACCAAGGTGCGTGGGCGCATGGGCCCCGGCGTCAACGAGGTCGGCCTGTCGCGCGGACACATCCTGGACTCGGTGCACGCCAGCTTGAAGCGGCTGGGCACCGACTACATCGACCTGTACCAGATCCATGGCTTCGACCCCGTCACGCCCATCGACGAGACGCTGCGCGCGCTCGACGATCTGGTGCGTCAAGGCAAGGTGCGCTACCTGGGCGCTTCCAACCTCGCGGCCTGGCAGTTGATGAAGGCGCTCGGCATCAGCGAGCATCGCGGTCTCTCGCGCTTCGAGTCGTTGCAGGCCTACTACAGCATCGCCGGCAGGGACCTGGAGCGTGAGCTGGTTCCCTTGATGAAGGACCAGCAGGTGGGCCTGATGGTGTGGAGCCCGCTGGCGGGCGGTTTGCTGAGCGGCAAGTTCCGCCGGGATTCCCAGGCGCCCGAGGGCGCTCGCCGCTCCGCGTTCGACTTCCCCCCGGTGAACCGGGAGCGGGCCTGGTCCGTCATCGACGCGATGGACGGCATCGCCCGGGCCCACTCCACCTCGGTGGCGCGGGTGGCGCTGGCGTGGCTGCTGCACCAGCCGCACGTCACGACGATCATCATCGGCGCCAAGACGGCCGAGCAACTCGAGGACAACCTCGCGGCGCCCTCGCTGAAGCTCTCCCCCGAGCAGCTCGCCGCGCTGGAGACCGCCTCGGCGCTTCCCGCTGAGTACCCGGGCTGGATGCTGGCCCACCAGGGCCAGAACCGCTCCCCCTCACCGAAGTAG
- a CDS encoding protein kinase — translation MGRIHEAHHHETGAPALVLVPDPTHPWVPRAAWAVRSLSEVAPPFLAVEVERAPGATTRALHELTLLYVRLSGALASVEDREETATLLDRTPLPAPRLRSRPHVPALGLAALGGMALAVLLLWPRPPASTNAPGGTETTETVSDEPPSWVDLAAHSPLSIGYPLPSTPYKGQHKPPCIEGTEVEINGGCWVTLEQRAPCPRTTAEYKGKCYMPVRDPPPEPRSLQL, via the coding sequence GTGGGCCGCATCCACGAGGCGCACCATCACGAAACGGGCGCCCCCGCCCTCGTGCTGGTTCCCGACCCCACCCACCCCTGGGTGCCCCGGGCCGCCTGGGCCGTGCGCTCCCTGAGCGAGGTCGCCCCTCCCTTCCTCGCGGTGGAGGTGGAGCGCGCTCCAGGGGCCACCACCCGAGCACTTCACGAGCTGACGCTCTTGTACGTCCGTCTGTCGGGCGCCCTGGCCAGCGTCGAGGACCGGGAGGAGACAGCCACCCTCCTCGACCGCACGCCTCTCCCCGCGCCTCGTCTACGTTCGCGCCCACATGTGCCCGCCTTGGGCCTCGCGGCACTCGGAGGCATGGCGCTCGCCGTCCTGCTGCTCTGGCCCCGGCCTCCCGCTTCCACGAATGCCCCTGGGGGCACGGAAACAACGGAGACCGTGTCCGACGAGCCCCCGAGCTGGGTCGACCTGGCAGCGCATTCTCCCCTCTCCATCGGCTATCCCCTGCCTTCCACTCCGTACAAGGGTCAGCACAAGCCCCCCTGCATCGAGGGCACGGAGGTGGAGATCAATGGCGGTTGCTGGGTCACGCTCGAACAACGAGCCCCCTGTCCCCGGACGACCGCTGAGTACAAGGGCAAGTGCTACATGCCCGTGCGCGACCCTCCTCCCGAGCCTCGCTCCCTCCAGCTATGA
- a CDS encoding IS701 family transposase — protein sequence MSSSAIVSDNNEAVLVQKWEQEWRRVREWVEPHFARPETRASAEALLQGLLARVERKNSWGLSEEVGRATPYAFQHLLNGAHWDEDALRDDVLTYARERLGEGGVLSMDETGFLKKGDKSAGVARQYSGTAGRIENCQIGVFLAYVTEKGHCLVDRELYLPEHWLEDPDRCRQAGIPRRVRFQTKPELARAMLQRAFDAGLRPEWVVGDEVYGRDGELRRFLESQSQRYVLAVASNTYAWRGVEQVTAGEVLKEVKRREWTRLSAGAGAKGPRRYDWARVRVNSHEGTQARWFLFRRSVSEESEVSFYLVHAPATTSLAAMVEAAGKRWPVEECFESAKGEVGLDDYEVRKWRGWYRHMTLCLVAHAFLAAARVMANASEKEHPVPKRLGPPHRSSRMGAFRRRRGLSLSASVFRK from the coding sequence ATGTCCAGCAGCGCCATCGTCTCGGACAACAACGAAGCGGTGCTCGTCCAGAAATGGGAGCAGGAGTGGCGCCGCGTGCGGGAGTGGGTGGAGCCCCACTTCGCACGTCCGGAGACACGAGCCTCGGCGGAGGCTCTGTTGCAAGGGTTGCTGGCCCGAGTCGAGCGCAAGAACTCCTGGGGCTTGAGCGAGGAGGTGGGCAGGGCGACGCCCTACGCCTTTCAACATCTGCTCAACGGGGCGCACTGGGACGAGGACGCGCTGCGGGATGACGTGTTGACGTATGCCCGCGAGCGACTGGGCGAGGGGGGAGTCTTGTCCATGGATGAGACAGGCTTCTTGAAGAAGGGGGACAAGTCCGCGGGAGTGGCCCGGCAGTACAGTGGCACGGCGGGCCGCATTGAGAATTGCCAGATAGGCGTCTTCCTAGCCTACGTCACCGAGAAGGGCCACTGCCTGGTGGACCGCGAACTGTACCTGCCCGAGCACTGGCTGGAGGACCCGGACCGATGTCGTCAGGCGGGAATTCCACGGCGGGTGCGATTCCAGACGAAACCCGAGCTGGCGCGAGCCATGCTCCAGCGGGCCTTCGACGCGGGACTCCGTCCCGAGTGGGTGGTGGGAGATGAGGTGTATGGCCGGGATGGAGAGTTGCGACGGTTTTTGGAGAGCCAGTCGCAACGGTATGTCCTGGCGGTGGCCTCCAATACCTACGCCTGGCGCGGGGTGGAGCAGGTGACGGCGGGAGAAGTCTTGAAAGAGGTGAAGAGGCGAGAATGGACGAGGCTGTCGGCGGGGGCGGGAGCCAAGGGACCGCGCAGGTATGACTGGGCGCGAGTCCGAGTCAATTCGCATGAGGGGACCCAGGCGCGGTGGTTTCTCTTCCGTCGAAGCGTGTCGGAGGAGAGCGAGGTGAGCTTTTATCTGGTGCATGCACCGGCCACGACGTCGCTGGCCGCCATGGTGGAAGCGGCCGGCAAGCGCTGGCCGGTGGAGGAATGTTTCGAGTCGGCCAAGGGGGAGGTGGGACTGGACGACTATGAGGTGAGGAAATGGCGAGGGTGGTACCGCCACATGACGTTGTGCCTGGTAGCACATGCATTCCTGGCGGCCGCGCGAGTCATGGCCAACGCGTCCGAGAAGGAGCACCCAGTCCCAAAACGCCTGGGCCCGCCGCATCGAAGCAGTCGCATGGGAGCGTTTCGACGGCGGCGAGGCCTGTCCTTATCCGCTTCAGTGTTCAGGAAGTGA
- a CDS encoding transposase produces the protein MKASLLVQGVRQVVEALEASVVYPPTYSPDFNPIDLWWADLKRQLRGLGPHVLGDLAQTVRRLQTATPLPTLTAWFRRCLYFPQLNLVSR, from the coding sequence GTGAAAGCATCCCTCCTTGTCCAGGGCGTGCGCCAGGTAGTGGAGGCGTTAGAAGCCAGCGTGGTGTACCCACCCACCTACAGTCCTGACTTCAATCCCATCGACCTGTGGTGGGCGGACCTCAAGCGACAGCTGCGTGGGCTCGGGCCTCACGTCCTGGGTGACCTAGCTCAGACAGTGAGGCGACTCCAGACCGCAACGCCCCTGCCGACGCTGACTGCTTGGTTTCGCCGCTGCCTTTACTTTCCTCAACTCAACCTGGTTTCGCGTTGA
- a CDS encoding transposase, translated as MGWPLRMFQEEGYYFVTSRCFQGRLLLRPSAEVNEVVGGVLARAVQRSAGTIRLYAFTFASNHFHLLVWARGAALAGFMQYLRANLSKKVGKLVDWSGSFWERRYSAEPVLDDTALVGRLRYVLAHGVKEGLVDRSAEWPGLTCLPQLLGPTRRLFRWFNWTKRWSKRGSEDMAGEGRFAQEWAEPVELEIAPLPCWKGLKEDERQRAVRGLVEQVDAEAQSRGTPVLGARAVRAQHPHTRPEHLKRSPRPLGHASTRQALKELREQYRAFVAAFREAAARWSRGDFSALFPPFSFPPRVAPTRAAQVL; from the coding sequence ATGGGCTGGCCGCTGAGGATGTTCCAAGAGGAGGGTTACTACTTCGTCACCTCCAGGTGCTTCCAGGGACGACTGTTGCTGCGCCCCAGCGCGGAGGTGAACGAGGTGGTGGGAGGCGTGCTGGCCCGCGCCGTCCAGCGGAGTGCCGGCACCATCCGGCTGTACGCCTTCACCTTCGCCTCCAATCACTTCCACTTGTTGGTGTGGGCACGAGGGGCCGCGCTCGCCGGCTTCATGCAATACCTGCGCGCCAACCTCTCCAAGAAGGTGGGGAAGTTGGTGGATTGGAGTGGAAGCTTCTGGGAGCGGCGTTACTCCGCGGAACCGGTGCTGGACGACACCGCGCTGGTGGGCCGGCTGCGCTACGTGCTGGCCCATGGGGTGAAAGAGGGGCTGGTGGACAGGAGCGCCGAGTGGCCGGGTCTCACATGCTTGCCGCAACTGCTGGGGCCAACACGGCGGCTGTTCCGGTGGTTCAACTGGACGAAGCGCTGGAGCAAACGCGGAAGCGAGGACATGGCGGGAGAGGGGCGCTTCGCACAGGAATGGGCCGAGCCGGTGGAACTGGAAATAGCGCCACTGCCGTGCTGGAAAGGACTGAAGGAGGACGAGAGGCAGCGAGCGGTGCGGGGGCTCGTGGAGCAAGTGGATGCCGAGGCTCAATCGCGGGGCACGCCCGTGTTGGGAGCGAGAGCCGTGAGGGCGCAGCACCCGCATACCCGGCCCGAGCACCTCAAGAGGAGCCCGAGGCCGTTGGGGCATGCCTCCACGCGGCAGGCGTTGAAGGAGTTGCGCGAGCAGTACCGGGCCTTCGTTGCGGCATTTCGAGAGGCGGCGGCCCGGTGGAGTCGAGGGGACTTCTCGGCGCTCTTCCCGCCCTTCTCCTTCCCGCCGCGTGTCGCTCCAACTCGTGCTGCTCAAGTTCTTTGA
- a CDS encoding DUF2381 family protein, producing the protein MLPPSPGAVLLAALLAGAAQAAEPPPVPRCAATARFDLSAGSPEVAPEVCASADEPTAFVFDSRVAVGAVEFQPVGRLAHWALGEDGLSLYVIPRGDYLPGERVKVTVRFADGAAPASASFWLVGHAAKGTRKVEVFRQPRPPDVLKRERDEAQAEARQCQEDKARLLAEREEPGGLMGAAWLEGAGVVAFKQLFFLTEQPANALRLDKARSYSYTPTGETHPASLAVWLRLLNPGAEPWTMAGAVLEDSTGEEVALTVRQEAPIAASGAGAVLVGTEGAPEQLDCPCTLKLWEAAGPRTVTLGNVTFPDAPKAAP; encoded by the coding sequence GTGCTGCCCCCCTCTCCCGGTGCCGTCCTGCTGGCCGCCCTGCTCGCTGGTGCTGCGCAAGCCGCAGAGCCTCCCCCCGTCCCCCGCTGCGCCGCGACGGCGCGCTTTGACTTGTCGGCAGGGTCCCCCGAGGTAGCGCCGGAAGTGTGCGCTAGCGCGGACGAGCCGACAGCGTTTGTCTTTGACTCTCGCGTCGCTGTGGGGGCGGTGGAGTTTCAGCCAGTGGGACGCCTCGCGCATTGGGCACTCGGGGAAGACGGGCTGAGTCTCTACGTCATTCCCAGGGGGGATTATCTGCCTGGGGAGCGGGTGAAGGTGACGGTGCGCTTCGCGGATGGCGCGGCCCCGGCGAGCGCTAGCTTTTGGCTCGTGGGCCATGCGGCAAAGGGGACGCGCAAGGTGGAGGTGTTCCGCCAGCCGCGCCCGCCCGACGTGCTCAAGAGGGAGCGTGACGAAGCACAGGCCGAAGCGCGCCAGTGCCAGGAGGACAAAGCGCGGCTTCTGGCCGAGCGTGAGGAGCCGGGCGGGCTCATGGGGGCCGCGTGGCTGGAGGGGGCCGGGGTCGTGGCGTTCAAGCAGCTTTTCTTCCTGACGGAGCAGCCAGCGAACGCGCTGCGGCTCGATAAAGCCCGGAGCTACAGCTACACGCCCACGGGCGAGACCCACCCGGCAAGCTTGGCGGTGTGGCTGCGCCTCTTAAACCCCGGCGCGGAGCCCTGGACGATGGCGGGGGCGGTCCTGGAGGACTCGACCGGGGAAGAGGTGGCCCTTACCGTGCGGCAAGAGGCGCCCATCGCTGCGAGCGGTGCCGGTGCCGTCCTGGTGGGCACTGAGGGGGCGCCCGAGCAGCTCGACTGCCCCTGTACGCTCAAGCTCTGGGAGGCAGCCGGGCCGCGCACCGTCACCCTCGGGAACGTCACCTTCCCGGACGCGCCAAAGGCGGCGCCCTGA
- a CDS encoding DUF5953 family protein has protein sequence MPATQETDIGVIVYAPALVSADGRPLAVVHGMERAFPGLHLEWTISDEGKLIRLPQREAWLAQGRPTGRGFRLICNGDESYRVTVSGWNSPAGISPGGQAQLEVHASLPLDATGIAAAVEVLEAIAEGARAFWGHATPFNAGVEISRQTRHPVRKPGVPPRGLPALKFREDIRAPEIPARLGWLNYWSAAAAQAIGFPDPARDAELLSRSRRTASGGWVVQLTDAPLDLDNPAHLNALKQAYERFPEIGGRAPP, from the coding sequence ATGCCCGCAACGCAAGAAACTGACATTGGTGTTATCGTATACGCGCCTGCTCTCGTGAGCGCCGACGGCCGCCCCTTGGCTGTTGTTCATGGAATGGAGCGCGCATTCCCTGGCTTGCACCTGGAGTGGACGATTTCTGACGAGGGCAAGCTGATCCGGCTACCGCAGCGCGAGGCGTGGCTCGCCCAAGGAAGGCCGACCGGAAGGGGGTTTCGGCTCATTTGCAATGGCGACGAGAGCTACCGGGTAACGGTGTCTGGATGGAACAGCCCGGCGGGGATCTCCCCAGGAGGGCAGGCACAGCTTGAAGTTCATGCATCCCTGCCGCTCGACGCAACCGGCATCGCGGCGGCAGTAGAAGTGCTGGAGGCCATAGCGGAGGGTGCTCGCGCATTCTGGGGGCACGCGACGCCATTTAACGCGGGCGTGGAGATTTCGCGGCAGACACGCCATCCAGTGCGCAAGCCGGGAGTGCCCCCACGGGGGCTGCCAGCGCTCAAATTCCGGGAGGACATCCGCGCGCCTGAGATTCCGGCTCGCCTCGGATGGCTGAACTACTGGTCCGCCGCTGCCGCACAGGCCATCGGCTTTCCGGACCCGGCCCGCGACGCGGAGCTGCTGTCACGCTCACGGCGTACCGCGTCGGGCGGGTGGGTTGTGCAACTCACCGATGCGCCGCTCGACCTAGACAACCCCGCCCACCTGAACGCGCTTAAACAAGCCTATGAGCGCTTCCCGGAGATTGGCGGGCGCGCACCCCCTTGA